In one window of bacterium DNA:
- a CDS encoding radical SAM protein, producing MENTFHIQWHITDRCNLRCLHCYQDSFSSKSELPLSSLEKIFSNMVDFVEKRRQKLVIDITGGEPFLYNDWATLVSLIYKHPQVKKTGIITNGFFLNERNIKLLENFKNLTLKISAEGMNKQIFELFRGKGTYDEFLYICEHLKNALPKEKILMFTLTKENVKNVPYLFDFIKDYNFSAFVLERFIPWGRGRKILESIISLPDWLYIINVLCEICKVEKDMDSLLPYRGFMVKLDNKGKYNLFGAPCIIGIDGIAVMPDGSVYPCRRFPVNIGNLLQNKLEDIWEKSDVLEKLRIYPLKGKCKNCKITHCRGCRALAYSITGDFMEEDIMCPLTKGGWENGYDA from the coding sequence ATGGAAAACACTTTTCATATACAATGGCACATAACAGACAGATGTAACTTACGATGTCTTCATTGCTATCAGGATAGTTTTTCTTCAAAGAGTGAGTTACCTCTATCTTCTCTTGAAAAAATTTTTTCAAATATGGTGGATTTTGTAGAAAAGAGAAGACAGAAACTTGTAATTGATATAACGGGTGGTGAACCATTTCTCTATAATGATTGGGCCACTTTAGTTTCACTAATATATAAACATCCTCAAGTGAAAAAAACAGGGATAATAACTAATGGATTTTTTCTCAATGAAAGAAATATAAAGTTACTTGAAAACTTTAAGAACCTTACACTAAAAATATCAGCAGAAGGAATGAATAAACAAATATTTGAATTGTTTAGAGGGAAAGGTACATACGACGAGTTTTTATATATATGCGAACATCTAAAAAATGCTCTGCCTAAAGAAAAGATATTGATGTTTACATTGACAAAAGAAAATGTAAAAAATGTTCCATATCTGTTTGATTTTATTAAGGATTATAATTTCAGTGCCTTTGTTCTTGAAAGATTCATTCCATGGGGGAGAGGAAGAAAAATTTTAGAGTCAATTATTTCATTGCCTGATTGGCTTTATATAATCAATGTTCTATGTGAGATATGTAAGGTAGAAAAAGATATGGATTCTCTTTTACCCTACAGGGGCTTTATGGTCAAATTGGATAATAAGGGTAAATATAATCTTTTTGGAGCACCCTGTATTATAGGAATTGACGGGATAGCTGTGATGCCTGATGGCAGTGTTTATCCCTGTAGAAGATTTCCTGTCAATATAGGCAATTTATTACAGAATAAACTTGAAGATATATGGGAAAAATCTGACGTTCTTGAAAAATTGAGAATTTATCCCTTGAAAGGTAAATGTAAAAATTGTAAAATTACACACTGCCGTGGTTGTAGGGCGCTGGCTTATAGTATAACAGGAGACTTTATGGAAGAAGACATAATGTGTCCATTAACAAAAGGGGGATGGGAAAATGGATATGATGCCTAA
- a CDS encoding arginine decarboxylase, pyruvoyl-dependent — protein MMPKKVFLTKGVGKHKEKLTSFELALRDAGIAQFNLVSISSIFPPHCKLISKQAGLAQLKAGQVVYTVLSRNATNEPHRLITASVGIAIPKERSHYGYLSEHEGFGETEDKAGDYAEDLAATMLATILGIEFDPDSSYDKKKEIWRMSNRIVKTTNITQSAVGDKNGLWTTVIAAAVFIME, from the coding sequence ATGATGCCTAAAAAGGTCTTTCTGACCAAAGGAGTGGGGAAGCATAAGGAAAAGTTAACAAGTTTTGAGCTTGCATTAAGGGATGCAGGGATAGCACAGTTTAATCTTGTTTCTATCTCAAGTATATTCCCGCCACACTGTAAACTTATATCAAAGCAAGCAGGACTGGCACAACTTAAAGCAGGACAGGTTGTATATACGGTCTTGAGCAGAAATGCCACCAATGAACCACACCGTCTTATCACTGCATCGGTAGGTATTGCTATACCGAAAGAAAGGTCACATTATGGTTATCTCTCTGAACATGAGGGTTTTGGAGAGACAGAAGATAAAGCTGGTGATTATGCAGAAGACCTCGCTGCAACAATGCTTGCTACAATACTCGGAATTGAGTTTGACCCTGACTCTTCTTATGATAAGAAAAAAGAAATCTGGAGAATGTCCAACAGAATAGTTAAAACAACAAATATTACACAGTCAGCAGTGGGAGATAAAAATGGACTGTGGACAACTGTTATAGCAGCTGCTGTGTTTATTATGGAATGA